Within Xiphophorus hellerii strain 12219 chromosome 10, Xiphophorus_hellerii-4.1, whole genome shotgun sequence, the genomic segment AATCACTTATTTAACACATATTTAATAATCTAACAAGCTGTCCATGCTAACAGAATAAATAGATGTAGATgaataagttaaataaatattatctgTGAGTTTTGTCATTAGTTGCGGCTGCATcactgctcctgcagcagggcAGACATGCTCTGCTTCACCTCTCCGGGGTCGGCCAGCGAACAGTCCAGGACCGTACCCCTCATCCCGCTCTTCATCCTGGCAGAGGGGAAGATCTGCAACACATCGCCTGGCGTTAAACACCTGACTGGTCTCCATAGCAACACCAATCCATCCCTGCGGTACCTTCAAGTATATTTTGCaccgttccagcagaaacctCCACTTCAGCGCCGTCCGCTGACCGTCGGTCAAACCGACAAACTCTTCAGTCTGCAACACAGGAAGGGATGCTTGGTCTActggtgaactttgacctcagaAGCGTCAGTGAGGAGGAACGGACCGTGCAGCCGAGGGTCTGCTCTGCCACAGGGCCGCGCAAGCTGCAGGCCTGCAGGGTGCCGGTGTGGTCGGTGACGTCCACCAGCAGGTCGAAAGCGGTGCAGGCCGCCAGCGGCCGCTCGCCGTCCGGACACAGCGGGTTGCTGCAGCgctgcagctcctgctgcaCCAGGAAGCGGCACCTGGCACTAGGAGGCAGAGCGGGTCAGCGCACAGTCGGCGGCACCGTGGTGCATTCAGGGGCCGTCTGGGGCAGCGAGTTGGAGTACCAGCGAGTCCTGACCACTTTGGACACGGACGAGTCCAAGTCCAGCTTGGAGACGAAGCCGTAGGCGAGGCAGAAGAACGGCTCGGCGTTTTCTCTGGCCTTCTCTTTCAGCTGCTTCACTGTGAACACGGCCGTGATGGACGACACTGCAACAAGATGCCGCAGTTACTGCAACAAGATGCAGCAGTTACTGCAACAAGATGCAGCAGTTACtgcaacaaaacacagcagGGTGGACCAGGGAAGACTCTTTGTTGTTGATGCTGTTGGCGGATGTAGCTTGTGTGTCACATTAACAGGTGTACCAGAAACATGGGAAGAGAACGGTTCCAGTTTGGGActtttatatgtaaaataaatatgataaagtGTGTTAAAGAGCAGCGTCAGACTGCTACCCCCTTCACCTGTATGATCCAATTCTAATTAATGAAATAGAGGAAATGATGACTCATCTGGTTCCAGATGAAGATAAATTCATCTAAATTAAATAAGGAGTGTAATTGCTCCTGAAACCCACCAGGTGGATCCTCCAGAGCCTCGTCTTGGTCCAGAGCTCCAGACTCTGACAGTTCTTTCACATAGCTGAACAACAGGCTGGCTTCTCTTGTGTCTGAGGACCAATGACCACATTTACACACTTTACAACCTGATATTACTGGGTCTGGTTCTGATCGCTCAGACCGTGTGGCTGTGTTTTCTCACCAGGGTTGACAGTAATGATGGTTTTGGAGGTAACCGTCGCCACCATGCTGCCGCGGAAGCTGTCAAAGCTCATCTTTGCATCGGCAACAAAGagaactggaaaataaaaccaattcaGCGAATGGAGAGGCAGAGAACCCAGCAGCTGGGCCGAGAAGCAGCTGTTACCGGTTTCTCTGGGTACCAGGTTCTGCAGGAGCTGAATGGCCTCCCGGTCCCAGCTGGGGACAAACAGAGATAAATGATCATAAATCCCTGATCAGGAGGCATCATGAGGAAACGTGGCGCTCCCAAACAAACCTGATGAGAGGAAACGATGAGACGGAGTCATCAAACAGCTTCAGCTCCAGCCTCTGGCCTCTGCGTCCGTCTGAGGTGACAAACTGCTTCGTTTCTCCGATCTGACCAGAGGAAACGGAACGCTTCAGATCACAGCTGCTTCAACCCTTACAGGTTTCGCTGTCAGCTTTATTAACCAAAAACACACTGCAACCCGTCTGAGTGCGTTTTTATGTTTAACCAGAACATGAACTTTATTGCATCTTTGTACACATTAAAAGacgaaaaaaaacaacaacaaaaaacaatttgatcatctgcagctaaaaatcaACATAAGAAAATCTGAACATCAATACTGTGCATGGATGATCAGGGGATTATTATTGACAAACTGATTAATGGCTGGGTAGGAAACGTTTTTAGTAGATTTTTTACTGGGTGTGAATCAGGTGAAGTAGAGTTCTggtagaacagatttacagacaaataagttgttttttttatcttaaacgcaaaatgtatagatttattgtccagctttGGGTAAATTACAGTTCTGAGGTTATTCTTTTTTAGAGTGtctatactccagttaatgattaatcgattactaaattagttgggGATTATTTTGGTATGCCCTGTGATGGAtgggcgacctgtccaggtgaccccgcctctcggcGGTTGACCTCTGGAGAGcagcaccagcacccctcctgacccacCAGGGAAAAGCGTggaagacaatggatggattatttcaataattcatttATCTGATTGTTTCAGCTCATAAAAAGATTCatactttgtgttgtatttaacaTTTACCGTTGTAAGATGTCAGTGATGATTTTACCCTGATTACAGAGAAAAAGTTTCCCTCTGCATCCATCACCTGTCCTCAGATTTGTATCACTCCTAAAATGCAGCGAAGGGCCACAGACGGCCCCTGAGCCACAGCTTGGACACCCTGGTTTGGCGTACAGCAGCGGAGCTGAATCGGGAAGCCGGAGCCCCGTACCAGTTTGACGGCTGCCAGGACGTTGATGACGGCGCCGTCCAGCTGCTGGCCGTTGGCCACGATGTCGGCCAGAGAGTAGAAGTCTCTGTTGTCCTTCACTGGTAGGTGGAGCAGCGGCAGCAGCCGCTCCACACTGGCGCCGTCgccacacacactcacctgGGAGTGGGTCTCCGTCAGCAGCAACCTGTAGTGGCTGCAGCAGCACAAACCCTGCTTACATCACGCTTTATGACATATCACAGGAGTTTAATAAAAGTCATATTTACCATAACCTGATCCACTTACCTGGGTGTTGCCGGGCAGAACTTGTCTCCTTTCTCTGGGTCTTTGGTGGAAACTAAAGGATTTTCAATGATCACTAAgaaacaagcaaataacaaaactgttagaaaagattttcaaataatttactattgtattaatatttatttttaggcgTTGGTTTAAATCAGTTCCTACAGATTTTAAGTTCAAATTTCAGACATAAATCTTTGTAAAGTTCTTAATTTATTGCTTAATTCAACATATAAACGATTACCAAGAATTCACCAAAGACAGTCATCAgttcaaagtttaaatgtttacaaaaaaacaaaattgcaggaaggaaggaaggaaacatggaaggaaggaaatatggaaggaaggaaggaagtataaaaatagaagaaaggaagaacaaacagaaagatggaatgtaaaaaagaaataaaaacattatatacacacattttccacacatttttctttcaccatAATAAttttagacataaaaaataaaattgaataggttttccatattttgcaaaaataatataacaaaACCTTGTTTATAAAAACAGTCCATCATTAAACTTTCAACAGGAAATATTTGGAGCCATTCTTTCTTGTTTCTAATGTTTCTATgttacatatacagtatgtaactGAGGATCCTGGCAGAGCAGCCAGCAGGTCGTCCTCACCGCAGTCTCCGATGCTGAAGCTGTCGGCCAGCCCGCTGATAAACGCCTCGCCGCCCCAGGCCGACACATTGATGAAGAACTCTGCAGAGTCTCTTATGGTGAAGCCAAAGGTGAATCGTTCAATCTCAATATCTGTAATCAGAGGACAAACAGATTTGATTGGTGCATTAGGTTTATAAATAATACAGGGatgaccagcagagggcgctggtGTTCAACACAGCCAGGTTAAAAGCAGGTTAGTCTTAGGAGGTGAAAAAAAGAGACTTGTACTGACTTTTTCTGTCGGGGAAACTTCTCACATCCGTTTTTCCAATGATGACCCCAAAGACTTTCTGGAAAACATTAgcataaagaaacagaaagcgACAAAATCTGTGggaatttaaataattcagcCTAAATTACTCAATAAGTACATGTCTGAAAGTACACAGCGTTCAAAAACATAAGGTAACGTCCCAGCCAAATAACCACGGAAGTTTATTCTGGGAAATCCGCAGTAATAATATAAGCTGTGAACTCACAGGATGGGAGAGGTTGGGGTGAAGCTCGGAGATGGAAATGTAGCTCTGAGAAGCCATTTGATGCGCACTTTATGGAAAAACACGATAATACAGTCACGAATAGGATAAAgaacactaaataaaaatacgTATTTTacgcatttatttttgtaaaagatttgaaaataaaactgaatctaaCGCGTTAGCTTTAGCTAAAAGAAACGTTTACCATAGCTAAAGCTAGTCTAACGCTgcctaaacaaaaacattcataaattattttcagctAACTTTAGTCAAAGACTCCTATTAATATTAAACAATGTTGTTTAACATTCATCTGTGTATTATAAATCGCTGTCTTTCACCTGCCGACGTCGTTTTTATCGCGAAACCGCCCCtggtttgttttacttttcgCGCCGCTGCAACATTGGCGCACGCGACTGAACACAGATGCTGCTTTCAATGTTGTCGGAAACAAGAGTATCATTGTTGTTTGTTCTAAATGGGGCGTTTAATTAATCTGTTGATATTATTATGAATGTAAAAACTGATTAATTTTCTTGTAATACAAGAATTTCACACACTTTGACTAACAGAGGTGTGAGGATTTGGTTTTTCTATGCGTCAATTTAGTTCCTGTGCTGTCTGGTCtgctcccagctgtgtctcggcttccctgattacc encodes:
- the meiob gene encoding meiosis-specific with OB domain-containing protein, producing the protein MASQSYISISELHPNLSHPKVFGVIIGKTDVRSFPDRKNIEIERFTFGFTIRDSAEFFINVSAWGGEAFISGLADSFSIGDCVIIENPLVSTKDPEKGDKFCPATPSHYRLLLTETHSQVSVCGDGASVERLLPLLHLPVKDNRDFYSLADIVANGQQLDGAVINVLAAVKLIGETKQFVTSDGRRGQRLELKLFDDSVSSFPLISWDREAIQLLQNLVPRETVLFVADAKMSFDSFRGSMVATVTSKTIITVNPDTREASLLFSYVKELSESGALDQDEALEDPPVSSITAVFTVKQLKEKARENAEPFFCLAYGFVSKLDLDSSVSKVVRTRCARCRFLVQQELQRCSNPLCPDGERPLAACTAFDLLVDVTDHTGTLQACSLRGPVAEQTLGCTTEEFVGLTDGQRTALKWRFLLERCKIYLKIFPSARMKSGMRGTVLDCSLADPGEVKQSMSALLQEQ